In Nocardioides sp. InS609-2, a single genomic region encodes these proteins:
- a CDS encoding methyltransferase — MSESARRGTARTAVVWDALQEALDAPGAFYEERARIVDIGGGTGGFAVRLAQLGHTVTVVDPSPDALAALARRAAESDVLDRVTGLQGDVDGLLDVVEEADVVLCHGVLEVVDDPAAALATIHQVLRPGGVLSLLVAQRHAAVLARAMAGHFQQALGLLDRSTPVAGGRSGSRFTHDEAADLLAGAGFTVDSVHGVRVFADLVPGSLLDLEPGATAALVELERAVSTRPEYLPLATQIHLLSHR, encoded by the coding sequence ATGTCCGAAAGCGCCCGCCGAGGCACCGCCCGCACTGCTGTCGTGTGGGATGCCCTGCAGGAGGCACTCGACGCGCCGGGAGCCTTCTACGAGGAACGTGCGCGCATCGTCGACATCGGTGGCGGCACCGGCGGGTTCGCGGTCCGGCTGGCCCAGCTCGGCCACACCGTCACTGTGGTCGACCCGAGCCCCGACGCGCTGGCCGCGCTGGCACGGCGCGCCGCCGAGAGCGACGTCCTCGACCGCGTCACCGGTCTCCAGGGCGATGTCGACGGACTCCTCGACGTGGTCGAGGAAGCCGACGTGGTGCTGTGCCACGGCGTGCTCGAGGTCGTCGACGACCCCGCAGCCGCCCTCGCCACGATCCACCAGGTGCTCCGCCCCGGCGGCGTGCTCAGCCTGCTGGTCGCCCAGCGCCACGCGGCCGTGCTGGCCCGGGCGATGGCCGGCCACTTCCAGCAGGCCCTCGGCCTGCTCGACCGCTCGACCCCGGTCGCTGGTGGCCGTTCGGGCAGCCGCTTCACCCACGACGAGGCGGCCGACCTGCTGGCCGGTGCGGGCTTCACGGTCGACTCGGTGCACGGCGTACGCGTCTTCGCCGATCTCGTCCCCGGCTCCCTGCTCGACCTCGAGCCCGGTGCCACCGCGGCGCTGGTCGAGCTCGAGCGGGCCGTGTCGACCCGCCCCGAGTACCTCCCCCTCGCGACCCAGATCCACCTGCTGTCCCACCGCTGA